DNA sequence from the Candidatus Eisenbacteria bacterium genome:
CCCAATCCAGCGTCACAAGACTCGAAATCTCTCCCCTCCCGTTTGGCGATGAGGACCACGGTTATGAGCAATCCGACCGTTGTGCTGCGCAAGATGAATGGCTCCATTCTTCTCAACGGTGTGGAGAGTGCTCCTTTTACAGGGAATTGAGGCGGCGCGGCAGCAGAAAAAACGGCCTCGAGCCGGACATTGAAAACCTACCGCCAGGGAACGAGTTCTCGCTGGCCGATTTGCCGACGAAGATCCTCGTAATAATCGCTGGTCGAGGGATTATCTATCCGGTATATGATGCGAAAGATCCATTCCATAGCGCCCAGAAAGTCTCTTGCCATTAGATCTGGAGGCGAGTATTGGGCTCCAAAGGCCTTGTAGATGAGATGAAGCACTGGAGCGTCCGCGATGTTATATGGGGGTCTGCCGGATAGCGGGGGCTGGCGGTACGTCACATCGACCTCGTAAAATCCACGTTTGCTGAAGATCGAGAGGGACCCATCCGCCTCATCACATTCACCGAACCACCCTGTGGCTCCCCGACGGTCCATTAGCATGCAGCGCTCAAGCAATGCGATGATTTCTGCCAAATGTCCTTTCCCTCTGAGGACTTTGTCGAGGACAACATATCCTCCGAACCCCGCATCCGGAAAGGCAAATACTGATGCCATGCCGTGGGGCGTGCCTTCGGCCCGCCGCTTGATTGAAATAAAATGATACTCATACGGTTTGCCTTCATGCCGCCGACTCAAAAGCGACTTTCTGAACAGTTCTCGAGGGAAACTCGTAGGTCCTTCGCCGAATTCCGACTCGTAGATATCCAGAAGGCAATCGATCTCATCCCGGGGAATTTGGGCCAGGTCCGTGTAGACTAGCTGCCGGCTGTTCTCTGCCGCCACATACGCGGCCAAAGAGGTCAACCCAACTTTGGTTCGACTCGTCAGAAAACGGGACATGGCGAGGCATTCCTGATTGGAATCCGGCTCATAGA
Encoded proteins:
- a CDS encoding GNAT family N-acetyltransferase; amino-acid sequence: MSKHSFEKLEVSTEAADIGLLRQFYASIYIAEFPDANERESLENMERYISLKADGWYQRNNYHILLYLENGIPVAGSIIDYLAGANVGVIEFLVVSSSLRRSGLGSQLLQWTESVLHRDSISAGHGGWDYIIAEMNDPFKSYERDDSMDGFERALVWDRWGYMKTDFPYVQPSLSADQLPVRNLLLMCKPGRGSDPDAIPAMTLKKAVYGYVIWAMRIYEPDSNQECLAMSRFLTSRTKVGLTSLAAYVAAENSRQLVYTDLAQIPRDEIDCLLDIYESEFGEGPTSFPRELFRKSLLSRRHEGKPYEYHFISIKRRAEGTPHGMASVFAFPDAGFGGYVVLDKVLRGKGHLAEIIALLERCMLMDRRGATGWFGECDEADGSLSIFSKRGFYEVDVTYRQPPLSGRPPYNIADAPVLHLIYKAFGAQYSPPDLMARDFLGAMEWIFRIIYRIDNPSTSDYYEDLRRQIGQRELVPWR